A stretch of Paludisphaera borealis DNA encodes these proteins:
- a CDS encoding hybrid sensor histidine kinase/response regulator, producing the protein MSPITSNWPSQRRLSVWYALALGLLSLNAVVTYWNLRTISQRRDQTSRTYDVIKSLGDVLSNLRDAETGQRGFLLTGEEAYLEPYNRAVSTIDGSMERLKELAGGDPIRRSNAEKIERIAKVKLAELAGTLRLQREQGFEAALAVVKSGRGKALMGAIVDQIVGQESEEVAARSRLREEQSAAIAQTILTFAVASGLALALVVVIHHLSQLSRRELALRAEWLSTTLQSIGDAVIATDPKGRVTFLNVIAEELTGWTAADAIGKALDDVFPICNEATREPSPNPVQKVLETGRIQGLANHTILLAKDGVERPIDDSAAPIRDDQGEIRGVVMVFRDITQRKIDESERERLNQELRENDTRKDEFLAMLAHELRNPLAAIGGAVMVSKKAGVAPGRIDWAMEVVNRQVRHLTRLIEDLLDVARINRGKIDLRVGLVEATPLLESAVESVRPLIEQRRHTLAIAIDRGALWVEADPTRLEQVVVNLLNNAAKYSDDGGRIEFSGVREGDDVVIAVKDVGFGISADMLPRVFEMFIQGDRSLSRSEGGLGIGLTVVKKLVDLHGGTITAESDGPGRGSMFLVRLPAASRPPTPEASLSRPPGALRSSRILVVDDAADHAQALSMLLKCIGHEVRTASHGEEALAIACDQRPEFILLDIGLPGMDGYEVASRLRRQEGSRDAVIIAVSGYGQDEDKRRSREAGFDHHLVKPVDHDALLALLSRS; encoded by the coding sequence ATGAGCCCCATCACGTCCAACTGGCCGTCGCAGCGACGACTCTCGGTCTGGTACGCGCTCGCCCTGGGGCTGCTGTCCTTGAACGCCGTCGTCACGTACTGGAACTTGCGGACGATCAGTCAGCGCAGGGATCAGACGTCGCGGACCTACGACGTGATCAAGAGCCTTGGCGACGTGCTCTCCAACCTGCGTGACGCCGAGACCGGCCAGCGTGGGTTTCTACTCACCGGGGAGGAAGCGTACCTCGAGCCTTACAACCGGGCGGTGTCGACCATCGACGGCTCGATGGAGCGGCTCAAGGAGCTGGCGGGCGGCGACCCGATCAGGAGGTCGAACGCCGAGAAAATCGAGCGGATCGCCAAGGTCAAGCTGGCCGAACTCGCCGGGACGCTCCGCTTGCAGCGCGAGCAGGGGTTCGAGGCCGCCCTGGCCGTCGTCAAGTCAGGTCGAGGCAAGGCGCTGATGGGGGCGATCGTCGACCAGATCGTGGGCCAGGAGAGCGAAGAGGTCGCGGCCCGGAGTCGGCTCAGGGAGGAGCAGTCCGCGGCGATCGCTCAGACCATATTGACGTTCGCCGTGGCGTCGGGGCTGGCCCTCGCGCTGGTCGTCGTCATCCATCACCTGAGCCAGCTGAGCCGTCGCGAGCTGGCGCTGCGGGCCGAGTGGTTGTCGACGACCCTCCAGAGCATCGGCGACGCCGTGATCGCCACCGACCCCAAGGGCCGCGTCACCTTCCTGAACGTGATCGCCGAGGAGCTGACGGGGTGGACCGCGGCCGACGCGATCGGCAAGGCCTTGGACGACGTCTTCCCCATCTGCAACGAGGCGACCCGCGAGCCCAGCCCCAACCCGGTGCAAAAGGTGCTTGAGACGGGGCGCATCCAGGGGCTCGCCAACCACACGATCCTGCTCGCCAAGGACGGGGTCGAGCGGCCCATCGACGACAGCGCCGCGCCGATTCGCGACGACCAGGGCGAAATCCGCGGCGTCGTCATGGTCTTCCGCGACATCACCCAGCGGAAGATCGACGAGAGCGAGCGCGAACGGCTGAATCAAGAGCTGCGCGAGAACGACACGCGGAAGGATGAGTTTCTGGCCATGCTCGCCCACGAACTGCGCAATCCGCTGGCGGCGATCGGCGGCGCCGTGATGGTCTCGAAGAAAGCCGGCGTCGCGCCGGGGCGGATCGACTGGGCGATGGAGGTCGTCAACCGCCAGGTCAGACACCTGACGCGGCTGATCGAGGATCTTCTCGACGTCGCGCGGATCAACCGCGGCAAGATCGACCTGCGGGTCGGGCTGGTGGAGGCGACTCCGTTGCTCGAAAGCGCGGTGGAGAGCGTCCGACCGCTCATCGAGCAGCGGCGGCACACGCTTGCGATCGCGATCGACCGGGGCGCGCTGTGGGTCGAAGCCGACCCGACGCGGCTCGAACAGGTGGTGGTGAACCTGCTGAACAACGCCGCGAAGTACAGCGACGACGGCGGTCGGATCGAATTCTCCGGCGTCCGCGAGGGCGACGACGTAGTGATCGCCGTGAAGGACGTCGGTTTCGGCATCTCGGCCGACATGCTGCCCAGGGTGTTCGAGATGTTCATCCAGGGCGACCGCTCGCTATCGCGCTCGGAAGGGGGTCTCGGGATCGGCCTGACCGTCGTCAAGAAGCTGGTCGACCTTCATGGAGGGACCATCACGGCCGAGAGCGACGGCCCAGGCCGGGGGAGCATGTTCCTGGTCCGGCTCCCCGCCGCGAGCCGCCCGCCGACGCCCGAGGCGTCCCTGTCCAGGCCGCCCGGCGCGCTCCGGTCGTCCCGCATCCTCGTGGTCGACGACGCCGCCGACCACGCCCAGGCGCTCTCCATGCTCCTTAAATGCATCGGCCACGAGGTTCGGACGGCGAGCCACGGCGAGGAGGCCCTGGCGATCGCCTGCGATCAGCGTCCGGAGTTCATTCTCCTCGACATCGGCCTGCCGGGCATGGACGGGTACGAGGTGGCGTCGCGGCTGCGGCGGCAAGAGGGCTCGCGCGACGCCGTCATCATCGCGGTCTCGGGATACGGCCAGGACGAAGACAAACGCCGGTCGCGCGAGGCGGGCTTCGACCATCATCTCGTCAAGCCCGTCGACCACGACGCCCTGCTCGCCCTGCTGTCGCGGTCCTGA
- a CDS encoding response regulator — MAKNKHCLLIVDDEPNVCDSVHDLLRREFHVLKAHSAEEGYQLMQQEEVHIVMSDQRMPQITGVELLCRLKSRYPQAVRMLFTGFADLESVIAAINQGHVFQFIRKPWQPEELLAAVRQAALEYDRLELVAREREVLLGEIEGLKNRVTSLESEVHRLRADDHADPVAPSSPVL; from the coding sequence ATGGCCAAGAACAAGCATTGCCTGCTGATCGTGGACGATGAGCCCAACGTCTGCGACTCGGTGCACGACCTGCTGCGACGGGAGTTCCACGTCCTCAAGGCGCACAGCGCCGAGGAGGGCTACCAACTGATGCAGCAGGAAGAGGTCCACATCGTGATGTCGGACCAGCGGATGCCGCAGATCACGGGCGTCGAGTTGCTCTGCCGGCTCAAGTCGCGTTATCCGCAGGCGGTCCGGATGCTCTTCACCGGGTTCGCGGATCTGGAGTCGGTGATTGCGGCGATCAACCAGGGGCATGTGTTCCAGTTCATCCGCAAGCCCTGGCAGCCCGAGGAATTGCTGGCCGCGGTGCGGCAAGCCGCTCTCGAGTACGACCGGCTCGAACTCGTCGCCCGCGAGCGGGAAGTGCTGCTGGGGGAGATCGAGGGCCTCAAGAACCGGGTGACCAGCCTGGAGTCGGAGGTCCATCGGCTGCGGGCCGACGACCACGCCGATCCCGTCGCCCCGAGTTCTCCCGTCTTATGA
- a CDS encoding hybrid sensor histidine kinase/response regulator, translating to MKRRHTLLIVDDEVDVLESLRHQFHRAYRVLTATTGKAAIELLHENEVHLILSDQRMPGMSGDVFLSQARQIQPDAIRMLFTGYADIQAVINAVNEGHIFRYILKPWDTNELEGIIREAAEKHNLLADRKELIAELQEANARLTHANEELARAGQLKTAFIEVASHEFNTPITLVLGLTELLRLSQANRPDEECEILRQITASGRQLSRLVTSMLTLLRAEDFRRTLQRRPVELAALIQGVLDQVRPFIHARHLQMDIDLAPNLGSFEIDPDKINAVLVNLMTNAIKFTPDRGLITLRARLGDQDEAVVEIEDRGVGLEPGALEHLFQPFFTQFDPSRHSSGDFGFQKRGLGLGLPIAKQFVEMHGGRVSAESLEGGGTRLTVHLPRVAAADRPEPPPPPAGTPRPEAETRQEPSTHP from the coding sequence ATGAAGCGGCGGCATACCCTCTTGATCGTCGACGACGAAGTGGATGTGCTGGAGAGCCTGCGGCACCAGTTCCACCGCGCGTACCGGGTGCTTACCGCCACCACCGGGAAAGCCGCGATCGAGCTGCTGCACGAGAACGAGGTCCACCTGATCCTCTCGGACCAGCGGATGCCCGGGATGTCGGGGGACGTCTTCCTCAGCCAGGCCCGGCAGATCCAGCCCGACGCCATCCGCATGCTCTTCACCGGCTACGCCGACATCCAGGCGGTGATCAACGCCGTCAACGAAGGCCACATCTTCCGGTACATCCTCAAGCCCTGGGACACCAACGAACTCGAAGGGATCATCCGCGAGGCCGCCGAGAAGCACAACCTGCTCGCCGATCGCAAGGAGCTGATCGCCGAGCTTCAGGAGGCCAACGCCCGACTCACCCATGCCAACGAAGAGCTGGCCCGCGCCGGGCAGTTGAAGACGGCGTTCATCGAGGTCGCCAGTCATGAATTCAACACGCCCATCACGCTGGTGCTGGGCCTGACCGAACTTCTGCGACTGTCGCAGGCCAACCGCCCCGACGAGGAATGCGAGATCCTCCGCCAGATCACCGCCAGCGGGCGGCAGCTCTCGCGGCTGGTGACGAGCATGCTGACCCTGCTTCGGGCCGAAGACTTCCGGCGGACCCTCCAGCGCCGGCCAGTCGAGCTGGCCGCCCTGATTCAGGGAGTTCTCGATCAGGTGCGGCCGTTCATTCACGCGCGGCATCTTCAGATGGACATCGATCTGGCCCCGAACCTCGGCTCGTTCGAGATCGACCCCGACAAGATCAACGCGGTGCTGGTCAACCTGATGACCAACGCCATCAAGTTCACGCCCGACCGCGGCCTGATCACGCTCCGGGCCCGACTCGGCGATCAGGACGAGGCCGTCGTCGAGATCGAGGACCGCGGCGTCGGCCTTGAGCCCGGCGCTCTCGAACACCTGTTCCAGCCGTTTTTCACTCAGTTCGACCCCAGCCGCCACTCTTCGGGCGACTTCGGGTTTCAAAAGCGAGGGCTCGGTCTGGGCCTGCCCATCGCCAAGCAATTCGTCGAGATGCACGGCGGACGCGTGTCGGCCGAGAGCCTGGAAGGGGGAGGGACCCGGCTGACCGTCCACCTCCCCCGGGTCGCGGCCGCCGACCGCCCTGAGCCGCCGCCGCCGCCGGCCGGTACGCCTCGGCCCGAGGCCGAGACGCGCCAGGAGCCCTCGACGCACCCCTGA
- a CDS encoding response regulator, with protein MPTALIVEDEPEANKLLGMLLKLRGYRSTAALNGGDALRYLKDHAPDIVFLDLMLPDVNGYEICRMLKSSRTACLIPLVIVTARLAPENRIESFRAGADDFVSKPYTPDQIFQALQHAEDFRGRAGCEVIEDSAPLTEPDDDETLRKLAQLHNLILGRTPLGDESVERVNRAIEGVRGAISRWTAAHPGCDASLLRYELTPEQLVVAFQGRLDWLDGPAGAAGDAMDAALHGFDEVAVDRDRPCLTLIKKWA; from the coding sequence ATGCCCACAGCGCTCATCGTCGAAGACGAACCCGAAGCCAACAAGCTCCTGGGAATGCTGCTCAAGCTCCGAGGCTATCGGTCGACCGCCGCCTTGAACGGCGGCGATGCGCTGCGGTATCTCAAGGATCACGCGCCCGACATCGTCTTCCTCGATCTGATGCTGCCCGACGTCAACGGCTACGAGATCTGCCGCATGCTCAAGTCGTCGCGCACCGCCTGCCTGATCCCGCTGGTGATCGTCACGGCCCGGCTCGCCCCCGAGAACCGGATCGAGAGCTTCCGCGCCGGCGCCGACGACTTCGTCTCTAAGCCGTACACGCCCGACCAGATCTTCCAGGCCCTCCAGCACGCCGAGGACTTTCGGGGGCGGGCGGGCTGCGAGGTGATCGAGGATTCGGCCCCGCTGACCGAGCCCGACGACGACGAGACCCTCCGCAAGCTGGCGCAGCTTCACAACCTGATCCTCGGCCGCACCCCGCTGGGCGACGAGTCGGTCGAGCGCGTGAACCGGGCGATCGAGGGCGTTCGCGGTGCGATCAGCCGATGGACGGCGGCCCATCCGGGCTGCGACGCGTCGTTGCTGCGGTACGAGCTGACGCCCGAGCAACTGGTCGTGGCCTTCCAGGGACGGCTCGACTGGCTCGACGGGCCCGCCGGCGCGGCGGGCGACGCGATGGACGCGGCTCTCCACGGCTTTGACGAGGTCGCCGTCGACCGCGACCGGCCCTGTCTGACCTTGATCAAGAAGTGGGCGTAG
- a CDS encoding FliM/FliN family flagellar motor switch protein translates to MSTEAAEPEADVWNGLPRVTRRQVELERRFAAWQGGGPLSPVFAWLGEAVRTSVVFDRPEVDWRAAGLGRPGLSAQLRWPRKRTRLGLGVEVPIAHAVVDRLLGFDRPFAETRLQLTPVEWGVWTYLIVRCLEEINGSLDLSIDRVSPDPFDVDGLGDVVTVRWAVRVGDVAGAVRVWLPESLADAWIDAGTSGRQAPKAASPSPKIRALSADWRVVAGKVRMPGGLRRLRVGGVLPLADPPLTGTPSDPVGPIEMVCDLGASAGGWRIAVEPLAGSSARSYRVAGPLVQQPGTRTPLNLGNDLAMSPHDQDAPSPLDAPVTLTVELGRINLPMGRLADLKPGDVLEAGRHSREPVEITSNGRLVARGDLILIDTELGVRVTSVFL, encoded by the coding sequence ATGAGCACTGAGGCCGCGGAGCCCGAAGCCGACGTCTGGAACGGCCTTCCGCGCGTGACGCGGCGACAGGTCGAGCTCGAGCGCCGGTTCGCGGCCTGGCAGGGCGGTGGGCCGCTCAGCCCGGTGTTCGCCTGGCTCGGCGAGGCGGTCCGGACGTCCGTCGTCTTCGATCGTCCCGAGGTCGATTGGCGAGCCGCCGGCCTGGGACGGCCGGGGTTGTCGGCCCAGCTCCGCTGGCCGCGCAAGCGAACGCGGCTTGGCCTGGGCGTGGAAGTCCCGATCGCCCACGCCGTCGTCGACCGGCTGCTCGGCTTCGACCGTCCGTTCGCCGAAACCCGGCTCCAGCTCACGCCGGTCGAGTGGGGCGTCTGGACCTACCTGATCGTCCGCTGCCTCGAAGAGATCAACGGCTCGCTCGACCTGTCGATCGACCGCGTGAGTCCCGATCCGTTCGACGTCGACGGCCTGGGTGACGTCGTCACCGTGCGGTGGGCGGTTCGGGTGGGAGACGTCGCCGGGGCCGTGCGGGTCTGGCTTCCCGAGTCGCTGGCCGACGCCTGGATCGACGCGGGAACGAGCGGCCGACAGGCTCCGAAGGCCGCATCGCCGTCGCCCAAGATCCGCGCGCTGTCGGCCGACTGGCGGGTCGTCGCGGGGAAGGTCCGCATGCCGGGCGGCCTGCGACGGCTCCGGGTCGGCGGCGTCTTGCCCCTGGCCGATCCGCCGTTGACCGGCACGCCGAGCGACCCCGTCGGGCCGATCGAGATGGTCTGCGACCTGGGCGCGTCGGCAGGCGGCTGGCGGATCGCCGTCGAGCCGTTGGCCGGCAGTTCGGCACGAAGTTATCGGGTCGCCGGTCCGCTCGTCCAACAACCGGGAACTAGAACGCCCCTCAACCTCGGGAACGACCTCGCCATGAGCCCCCACGACCAAGACGCCCCCTCGCCGCTCGACGCGCCGGTGACCCTGACGGTCGAGCTGGGCCGGATCAACCTCCCCATGGGCCGGCTGGCCGATCTCAAGCCGGGCGACGTCCTCGAAGCCGGCCGGCACAGCCGCGAGCCCGTCGAGATCACCTCCAACGGCCGGCTCGTCGCGCGCGGCGACCTGATCCTGATCGACACCGAGCTGGGCGTCCGCGTGACCAGCGTCTTTCTCTGA
- a CDS encoding MFS transporter gives MNPHNDSAVKSSPDGSQVAWWRELTGYQWFVFLVASLGWLFDTMDQQLFNLARNPAVTELLKITPGDPAQAGRIGEYAGYTTSIFILGWATGGIFFGILGDKIGRAKTMMLTILSYSAFTGLSALSVGVWDFAAYRFLTGLGVGGQFAVGVSLVAEVMSDRARPYALGWLQALSAVGNMLAAVISIGLGMLETSGAIRSSWRAMFLVGLIPSLLAIPVFLKLKEPERWKSAVREEDANAQEGAPPAHKLGSLSELFGDPRWRRNTIVGMILAFSGVVGLWGIGVFSVDLNRMVLRKHFEGIGLTPQEIGGKLTFWAGMTLLMFNAGAFFGIQAFAYVSQRLGRRPAFAISFILAAASTSFTFLYLNEFWQIFVFIPIMGFCQLALFGGYAIYFPELFPTRLRSTGTSFCYNVARYVAAAGPSVLGLLTSQVFYGYAEPMRYAGVAMCSVFVVGLLALPFAPETRGKPLPE, from the coding sequence ATGAACCCGCACAACGACTCCGCCGTGAAGTCCTCGCCGGACGGCTCCCAAGTCGCCTGGTGGCGTGAGCTGACGGGCTACCAGTGGTTCGTCTTCCTCGTCGCCTCGCTCGGCTGGCTGTTCGACACGATGGATCAACAGCTTTTCAACCTGGCGCGCAATCCCGCCGTGACCGAGCTGCTGAAGATCACGCCCGGCGACCCCGCCCAGGCCGGCCGGATCGGCGAATACGCCGGCTACACCACCTCGATCTTCATCCTCGGCTGGGCGACGGGGGGCATCTTCTTCGGCATCCTCGGCGACAAGATCGGCCGGGCGAAGACGATGATGCTCACGATCCTGTCCTACTCGGCGTTCACCGGGCTCAGCGCGCTGTCGGTGGGGGTCTGGGACTTCGCCGCGTACCGCTTCTTGACGGGCCTGGGGGTCGGCGGCCAGTTCGCCGTCGGCGTCTCGCTGGTGGCCGAAGTCATGTCGGACCGCGCCCGGCCCTACGCCCTGGGCTGGCTCCAGGCGCTGTCGGCGGTGGGCAACATGCTGGCGGCGGTCATCAGCATCGGCCTGGGGATGCTCGAAACCTCGGGGGCGATCCGCAGCTCATGGCGCGCCATGTTCCTGGTCGGCCTGATTCCGTCGCTGCTGGCGATCCCCGTCTTCCTGAAGCTCAAGGAGCCCGAGCGCTGGAAGTCGGCCGTCCGCGAGGAAGACGCGAACGCGCAGGAGGGCGCGCCGCCGGCGCACAAGCTCGGGTCGCTCTCCGAGCTGTTCGGCGACCCGCGATGGCGGCGGAACACGATCGTCGGCATGATCCTGGCGTTCTCGGGCGTCGTCGGCCTGTGGGGCATCGGCGTCTTCAGCGTCGACCTGAATCGGATGGTCCTCCGCAAGCACTTCGAAGGGATCGGCCTGACCCCCCAGGAGATCGGCGGCAAGCTGACGTTCTGGGCCGGCATGACGCTGCTCATGTTCAACGCCGGCGCCTTCTTCGGCATCCAGGCGTTCGCCTACGTCTCCCAGCGGCTCGGCCGCAGGCCGGCGTTCGCGATCTCCTTCATCCTGGCGGCGGCCTCGACCTCGTTCACGTTCTTGTACCTCAACGAATTCTGGCAGATCTTCGTGTTCATTCCGATCATGGGCTTCTGCCAGCTCGCGCTCTTCGGCGGCTACGCGATCTACTTCCCCGAACTGTTCCCGACCCGGCTGCGGAGCACGGGGACCTCGTTCTGCTACAACGTGGCGCGTTACGTCGCGGCGGCCGGGCCGTCGGTCCTCGGGCTGCTCACCAGCCAGGTCTTCTACGGCTACGCCGAGCCCATGCGGTACGCCGGCGTGGCGATGTGCAGCGTCTTCGTCGTCGGTTTGTTGGCGCTTCCGTTCGCTCCCGAGACGCGAGGCAAGCCGCTGCCCGAATGA